A DNA window from Staphylococcus warneri contains the following coding sequences:
- a CDS encoding hemolysin family protein — protein sequence MIIAIIFLLLVSFFFSLSETALTAANKSKFQTEAKNGNQRSQKLSQLLDKPSEFITTILIIKNISNIILPVLVTLFAIKMQFNVLVAIIIMIIIIVLVSEVIPKAIAAANPDKTSRIVYPIIRTFVIILKPITKMLNTITSKISKSFSNDKSDDNQYSKEEIRTMLIVAGREGAFNETEQNRLKGVLDFENLKIKDVDTTPRVNVVAFPKDISFDEAYDTVMNEPYTRYPIYDEDIDHVVGVFHSKYLLAWSKKKYESITNFSSDPLFVNEHNRAEWVLRKMTVSRKHLAIVLDEFGGTDAIVSHEDLIEELLGMEIEDELDKEEEEKLEKQTYLNKTKRNN from the coding sequence ATGATAATAGCTATCATATTCTTATTATTAGTATCATTCTTTTTTTCACTTAGTGAAACAGCATTAACGGCAGCAAACAAAAGTAAATTTCAGACTGAAGCGAAAAATGGTAATCAAAGATCACAAAAACTTTCTCAATTATTAGATAAACCAAGTGAGTTTATAACTACAATATTAATCATAAAAAATATAAGTAATATCATATTACCAGTGCTTGTAACACTCTTTGCTATTAAAATGCAATTTAATGTATTAGTTGCAATTATTATCATGATCATAATCATTGTATTAGTATCTGAAGTGATACCCAAAGCAATTGCAGCAGCGAATCCTGATAAAACTTCACGTATTGTATATCCAATCATTCGGACATTTGTTATCATTCTTAAACCAATTACAAAAATGTTGAATACTATTACAAGTAAAATTAGTAAATCATTTTCAAATGACAAATCTGATGATAATCAGTACTCTAAAGAAGAAATACGTACAATGTTGATTGTTGCAGGACGTGAGGGTGCATTTAATGAAACAGAACAGAATCGATTAAAAGGCGTATTAGATTTTGAAAATCTTAAAATAAAGGATGTAGATACAACGCCTCGTGTCAATGTTGTAGCATTTCCAAAAGATATTTCATTTGATGAAGCATATGACACAGTAATGAATGAACCATATACACGTTATCCAATTTATGATGAGGATATAGATCATGTCGTAGGTGTATTCCATTCTAAATATCTATTAGCATGGAGTAAGAAAAAATACGAATCAATAACTAATTTCTCATCAGACCCCTTATTTGTAAATGAACATAATAGGGCTGAATGGGTACTTAGAAAAATGACGGTTTCTAGAAAACATTTAGCAATCGTACTAGACGAATTTGGAGGGACAGACGCAATTGTTTCACATGAAGATTTAATAGAAGAGTTGCTAGGAATGGAAATCGAAGACGAATTAGATAAAGAAGAAGAGGAAAAATTAGAAAAGCAAACCTATCTCAATAAAACAAAGCGTAATAATTAG